The window GGCACTTGCATTATTACCGATAGCCAAGGTAGATTCAGCCAATGATTTAGAATCTGAACCGATTGCAATGGCTTTCTTCCCAGTCGCATTTGCATTTGCCGCAAGGGCAACTGCATTATTTCCATTTGAAACTGCTTCCGACCCAATTGCAATAGCACCATTTCCAGTTGCCGTTGTATCTTTACCACCTGAAGCAATAGCTATTGTACCTAATGAAGAAGACTTCGCTTTATTACCTAAGGATGTGCTATTAGCCACTGCTTTAGCTTCATTACCAACAGCTACACCATCAGCTGCAGCATTAGCTAAACGACCTATAGCAACAGCTTCAGTTTGAGCATTTGAATTCGAACCAATTGCTACTGCATCTTGCCCATTAGCCACAACAGTATGACCAATTGCAATACCCTTTACTCCACCTGTTGCTCTTGATGCTGCACCCACAACAATAGAACCAGGGGCATCCGTCCAACTTCCGCCACCAATTGCAATTGCTTGAGAACGACCATAGGTGTTACCCTCAGGAATTGCTGCATATGCAATACTTGTTACATCTAAAAGCAGTAAAGACAATGCCGATAATTTAAAAACTTTGCCTAATGAGGACTTGCTTTCCCCGTGCGTGTCAGATGATGATTTCACCTGTCCTTTCGCTAATTCAGACGTCACTACCAACGACTGTGTAGTACGATTCCAAATTACTTTAAAAATCTTATTCATGGAATATAAAATCCTTCTTTATAAATTTAACAGAATAAATAATACGCTTGATAAAACACACACTAAGCGCAACCTAACAGGTCATTTTGCCCGAGAAGGCTTATAAAGACTAGCTCAAACAAATCCGACCAGTCTGGAAAATCAAGTAAAAATACTTGAAAAAACAACCGCACTTTTCAGCTATTTTTACTTTTATATTCAAAAACTATAACAAAATCCCACTCTCTGCTTTGGTAAAATTCATTACAAACAAGCTCTTATAAGTGCGAACATGATATTCACCGGTTAGAACGCGACGGGTAAACGAATGGTAACTTTCCATGCTTTCAGCGTGAATAAGCAGCATAAAATCATAATCTCCGGAAATTTCATAACAGCTCACCACATCGGTTTCTTGTCGCATTTTCCGTTCAAATAACTCTTGAAAGCGGGAATGTTGGTTGTCCATTTCCACCATCACAAAAACACTGATGCCTCTACCCACTGCCTTTGGCGATACCACTGCCACTTGTTTGGTAATAACACCTTTTTCTGTCAGTAATTGAATTCGACGCTGACAGGTTGCTACCGAGCTATGCACTTTTTCCGCGAGCTCTTTCAATGGCAAAGTCGCATCTTGTTGGAGGATATTTAAAATATCCCGATCTAATTTATCTAATTCCATTTTTAATCCTTGAAAATAAATGCAAAACAATTCCAATATTTGAGAAAAATAATCACAAATCATTTTATATTGAGAAAATTTACCACACTAGACTTTTATAATGAAGCTATTCAACGTAAGGAAGTAATGAAGATGGCTCAAGGTATTTTTCTCGGCATCATCTCGCAATTTTTATTTGGCCTGCTGTATTTGTTCAGTTTATGGCTACAGCCACTTAGCGGCACAGATGTGTTTGCTTGGCGAATGGTGATGATGGTCTTCGGGTTATTTTTAATTATCTTCCCTACAGTGGGTTGTCGTTCATTATCAAAATTAGTCAATGAAACC is drawn from Haemophilus parainfluenzae and contains these coding sequences:
- a CDS encoding Lrp/AsnC family transcriptional regulator codes for the protein MELDKLDRDILNILQQDATLPLKELAEKVHSSVATCQRRIQLLTEKGVITKQVAVVSPKAVGRGISVFVMVEMDNQHSRFQELFERKMRQETDVVSCYEISGDYDFMLLIHAESMESYHSFTRRVLTGEYHVRTYKSLFVMNFTKAESGILL